GGCCGCGTCCTCCTCGAGCGTGCGCGGGTAGCGCTCGAGGTCCTCGCGGCGGTCGAACTGGATCGGGTTCACGAAGATCGAGACGACGACGCGCTTCGCCCGCCGCCGCGCCTCGGCGATGAGGGCGACGTGCCCCTCGTGGAGCGCACCCATGGTGGGCACGAGCGCGATGCGCTCGCCCCGCGCGCGCATCGCCTCCGCCCACGCCTGCATGGCGCGCGGATCGCGGAGGGTCTGCATCACCCCGCCCTCGCCGCCTGCGGCGCGAAGGCCTGCGCCTCGGTCGGGAAGCGGCCGACCTTCACCTCCGCCACGTACTCGCCCGCGGCGCGCAGCACCTCGCGGCCGAGCTCCGCGTAGCGCTTGGCGAAGCGGGGCGTCCAGTCGGTCGAGAGGCCGAGGAGGTCGTGCAGGACGAGTACCTGGCCGTCGCAGCGCGCGCCCGCGCCGATCCCGATGGTCGGGATGGTGAGCTCGGCCGTGATCTCGCCGGCGAGGTCGAGAGGGATGCACTCGAGCACGACGGCGAAGGCGCCCGCCGCCTGGACGGCGCGCGCGTCGTCCAGGACGCGCTCGCGCTCGCCCGGGCCGTGTCCGGAGCGACGGCCCTGCACGCGGTGGCCGCCCATACGGTGGACGGACTGCGGGGTCAGCCCGACGTGTCCCACCACCGGCACGTCGATCGCGGTGATCGCCTCGATGGTGCGGGCCATCGCGATCCCGCCCTCGAGCTTGACCGCCTCGGCCCCGCCCTCCTTCACGAGGCGCACCGCGCTCTCGACCGCCTGCTGGGGGCTCGCCTGGTAGGAGCCGAACGGAAGATCGCCCAGGACGAGGGCGCGCTTGCGGCCGCGCGCCACCATGCGCGTATGGTAGACCATCTCTTCGAGGGTCACCGGCAGCGTGGTCGAGAGCCCCTGCACCACCATGCCGAGCGAGTCGCCGACCAGCAGGATGTCCACCCCCGCCTCGTCGAGCAGGCGGGCGAAGGGGCAGTCGTAGGCGGTCACCATGGCGATCCGCTCGCCCGCCGCCTTCATGCGGAGGATGTCGGGCACCGTCACCTTCTTCTGCTCCATGCGAAAACGGCCTCCTCGGACCGACGGTCCGGGAGGCCGTTGGGTGCGATGCCCCGTGAAGCGGGCGGAGTCTCGAAGCCGCCGATCCCCGTCGCTCGCGCGCTCGGGGTCGGTCACCCCTTCACGTTCGTTCGCGCCGTCCGATGCGTCCCGTCTCGGTCCGTTCCAATCCCCGCCCGTCGCGGGTCGGGGTCGTTACCGGCTTCCAAGCGGAATGAAGTGCTGCACCCCCTGTCGCGTGGCCCGGATCTCCTTGATCAGGTCGGCGAGGTCGCCGCCATGCTCGACGAAGTCGATGTCCGAGCAGTTGACGACCAGGAGCGGGGCCTCCGTGTAGCGGTGAAAGTAGTCCCTGAACGCCTCCGTCAGCCTCTCCAGGTACTCCGGGGTGATGCCGCGCTCGAAATCCCGGTCGCGCTTGCGGAGCCGGCGCAGCAGCACCTCGGGGCGGGCCTCGAGATAGACGACCAGGTCCGGCCGCGGGAGCCGTTGATCGAGCATCTGGAAGATCCGCTGGTAGAGCTGGAACTCGTCCGGGCCGAGCGTGACCGCGGCGAAGATACCGTCCTTGGCGAAGAGGTAGTCGGCGACGATGCCCTGCGCGAAGAGCTCGAGCTGACCGAGCTCACACTGCTGGCGATAGCGCTCGAACAGGAAGAAGAGCTGAGTCTGGAAGGCATGCCGGCCCGGTTCCTCGTAGAATCTCCTGAGGAAGGGATTCTCCTCGACCTGCTCGAGGAGGAGCCGCGACCCGAGCTCGGTGGCGAGCCGCCGCGCGAGGACCGTCTTGCCGACGCCGATGGGGCCCTCGACCGCGATGTACCGCCCCGTGGTCCGGTCCGCCGCCATCCCCGCCCGTATGCGAGAGATAGCAGGGCCGGCGCGCCGTGTCTACGGGGGCGACCGAGCTACGGGCAGCCGCCCACGCCGCTCGCGAGCTGCGCGCAGTCTGCGATCGAGGTGACCTTGAGCGGCGACGGGAGCGGGTGGGTGCCCCCGACCTGGTTCGCGAGCGCGAGAGCCTGGGTGCTGTAGTTGATGACGGCGCTGCCGCCGACGATCAGGTTGATGTCCTGCGTCCACAGCGAGCCGTAGACGGTGGCGTTGCCGGTCACGTCGGTGAGGGACGGATCGTTCACCACCTTGGTGCGGCCCCGGACCAGGATCAGGCCGTTGAACGAGAGGTGGCCCTGGATGGTGAGATCGCCCTCGACGATCATGATGCCCGCGCCACTGGCATTCCCGTTGCCCTTGATGGTGACGCCGTCGTCGCTCGTGAAGTGGGTGATCTTCGGTGCGTCGTTCGTCCCGAAGGTGGCGTTGCCGTTGATCTGATTGTCGTCGTACGGCACCACGCCGGACAGCGCCAGCAGGTCATCGATGATCTGGTTCATCAGATCGATGCTCGGCGCCGCGGGCGAGGTGAGGATGCTCGGGGTGAGGGGCGAGAGCGAGAAGCCGAGGCCGCGAATGTTGTCCTTCTCCTGAGCGGTGAGGCTGCCGAGCGCCTCCTGGCGGTTGGCGTCGTTGCGCGTGGAGAGCCCCGGGACCGGCGGCGCCGGCCCGGCGCCGCCCGTGTAGTTGTGGTCGTTGCCGTCGATCGTGAAGGCGTCGCCCTGGAAGGTCGTGTTGGTGGCCTGGTCGGTGGCGAGGTAGATGGCGCCAGGCGCCGTCGAGGGGATGTCCGAGCGCACCACGTTCGCCACTACCACGTTGTGCACGCTCGCGATCCCGTTGGCGGTGGCGATGAATCGCCCGGTGTTGGCCGGGTCGCTGGCGCCCGCCACCGCCGTCACCGTATACGTGAAGCCGGAGACCGGCCCGAAGGCGTGCGAGCTGCTGCCCCAGGCGGTCGTCCATTGCCCCACCACGTCGTTCTGGAAGTTCACCACCCCGGGGCCGTTGACGCGCTGGAGGGCCTCCGCGATCCCTGACTCGGCCACGAAGTGGACCTGGCTCGCGCCGCGCGCCTCGCGCGTGGCCACGATGTCCGCGCTGGCCATGAGGGTGCTCGTGGCCGTAGCGACGATGAACGCCATCAGGGTGAACAAGGCGATCGCCATGGCGATTCCTGCCTCGCTGGGGCGACGACGGCTGCGGGGTGAGCGCATGGCGGGCAGGGGGAGCAACCCGGATGCCACCGCAGCCCCGCCGAGTGCCCGACTCACCCCGCCCGGCTGGCGCCGCAGAGCCCGCGAGGGCAGGCGGCATGTGCGCGGCACAAGTTGCGCACCGACCGTCACCACAGTGACGGCGGGGGCCGTCCAGCCGGCCGCGTCGTGGGACGCCACCGCGCCGTGCTATTAGAACGGCGCCCCATGCCGACCACCGTGCTCCGGCGCAGCGTCGCCCAGCTCTTCATGGTCGGGCTTCCCGGCCCGACGCTCGACCGCGCGACGCGCGCCTTCCTCGCCGAGCACCCGCCGGCCGGCGTCATCCTCTTCAAGCGCAACATCCGTTCGGCGGCCCAGCTCCGCCGGCTCACCGAGGCGATCCACGCGACCGGCGCCGGGGTGCGCCCGCTGGTCGCGCTCGACCACGAGGGCGGCCGCGTCGACCGGCTGCCCCGGCCGTTCACGCACTTCCCGCCCGCGGCGGTGGTCGGTGCGCGGGGTGACGCCCGCCTCGCCGAGGCGGTCGGCCACGCCATGGGGCGCGAGCTCCGCGCCGCCGGCATCGACCTCGACTTCGCCCCGGTGCTCGACGTGTGGTCGAACGCGCGCAACCGCGTGATCAGCGACCGCGCCTTCGGGACCGACCCGGCCCGGGTCGCCCGTCTGGGCGTCGCGCTCGCACGCGGGCTCGCGCGCGCCGGCGTGCTCGCGTGCGGGAAGCACTTCCCCGGGCACGGCGCGAGCGTCGGCGACTCGCACTTCGTCCTCCCGCGCGTCCGCCGCCCGCGGCGTGCCCTCGCCGCGGTGGAGCTGGCACCCTTCGCGCGCGCCATCCGCGCGGGCATCCCGGCGCTCATGACCGCGCACGTCCTCTACCCCGCGTTCGATCCGCGCCGCCCCGCCACGCTCTCGCCCGCCATCTGCCGCGACCTCCTGCGCCGCCGCCTCGGCTTCGGCGGGGTGCTCTTCAGCGACGACCTCGAGATGAACGCGGTGGCTGCGCGCTCGACGCCGGCGCGCTCGGCGGTCGCGGCGCTCGGCGCCGGCTGTGACGCGTTGCTCGTCTGCCAGTCGCTCGACGCGGCGCGCGCCGCGATGCGCGGTGTGGAGGAGGCGGTAGCGGAGGGCGCCCTCGCCGGCGAGGACGTGGCCAACGCGCTCGCCCGCATCGCGGCGCTCCGCCGCCGCATCCGATGGGAGGCGCCTCGCCGCGCGCCGTTGCCCGGCTGGCCCGCGCACGCGCGCCTCGCTCGGCGCCTGGGCGCGGCGTAGCCGGGGTCCGCGGGCTAGGGTCCTTGAGGACCTTAGTGCGCCGCGGCGGCGATCTCCTCCACCTGCAGCGGGACCAGGGCCGCCACCTGGCCGTCCACCAGTACGTCGAAGCGGTAGCGCCCCGGGCGCTCGAACTGCACGTGGTTCAGCGTCAGGACGTGGTCCATGCGGATCGCGTCCCCGAGGCCCCGCTGCTGCACGGTGAGCGCTCCCGGCAGCCGGAAGAGAATGCCGCCGTCGCTCGCCACCAGCTGGATCTCCACCTGGCGCGTGGTGTTCGCCTCCTCGGCCGCCGCCTCGAAGCGAATCACGAGCTGCATCTGCGGGTGCGTGGTGGGAAAGCTGCGCGCGAAGAGGGTGTCGAAGATGCCGAAGAGGTTGAGCTTGCCCTCGCGCGAGACGTTCGCCCCGTCGGCGAGGAGGGCGAGCTTCACCTCCATGCCATCGCCAGCGCTAGCGCCGCCGCTCGCGGCGCGGCTCGAGCGAGCGCTCCACGCGCCCCGCGCGGCGGCGGTCGCGGCCCGAGACCAGCCGCCCGAGGGCGCGCGCGAGCGGCTGGCGTGCCACGCCGCGCTCGGTCACGATCGCGGTCACCAGCTCCGCGGGCGTCACATCGAAGGCCGGGTTCGCCACGCCGACACCACTCGGTGCGATCTGCCGGTCGAAGACGTGCGTCACCTCGCGCGGCGCCCGCTCTTCGATCGGGATGTGGGCGCCGTCCGGGCAGGCGAAATCGATGGAGGAGATGGGCGCCGCCACATAGAACGGGATGGAGTGCCGGTGGGCGAGGACCGCGAGCGTGTAGGTGCCGATCTTGTTTGCCACGTCGCCGTTGGCCGCGGTGCGGTCGGTGCCGACGATGACGCAGCTCACCCGCCCGCCCTGCATCAGGTGCCCCGCCATGTTGTCGGTGACCAGCGTCACCGGGATGCGGTCCCTCTTGAGCTCCCACGCCGTCAGTCGCGCGCCCTGGAGGAAGGGCCGCGTCTCGCAGGCGATGACCGAGGGGCGTTTGCCGGCGTCGACCGCGGCGCGCACGATGCCGAGCGCGGTGCCGTACCCGGCGGTGGCGAGCGCACCGGCGTTGCAGTGGGTCAGGATCGTCGCGCTGTCCTCGAGGAGTGCCGCGCCGTGCGCGCCGAGGCGCCGGTTGGCGGCCACGTCTTCGTCGTGGATGGCGAGCGCCTCGCGCTCGAGGAGCGTATGGAGCGTGTCGCGGGAGCGGCGGAGGTTGCGCGCGAAGACCCGCCGCATGCGCTCGATCGCCCAGAAGAGGTTGACGGCCGTCGGCCGCGTGGCGGCGAAGGTCCGGCACAGGCGCTGGAAGTGGCGCTCCGGGTCGCCGCGCAGCGTGCGCGCGCCGAGCGCGATGCCCATCGCGGCGGCCACGCCGATCGCCGGGGCGCCGCGGATCACCATGTCCTTGATGGCTGCTGCCACGTCGCGGTGGTCGCTGTAGACGCGGTAGACCTCGCGCGTCGGGAGGAGACGCTGGTCGAGCATCACCACGCGTCCGTTGCGCCACTCGATGGCCCTGACCGCCATGCGCGCCGCCTCACGCGAGCATAGCCGAATCACGCGCGGCGCAACACCCTTGACCCGGCGCCCGGGGCCCCGTTATCGTCCGCCCCCACCGTGAGCGACTTCAGCCAATCCTACTCGGTCGAGATCGCGGGCTCGCTGGAGGACTGCTTCGCGGTGCTCACCGACTTCGACGCCTACCCGTCGTGGTCGGGTCCGGTGACCGAGTGCCGCGTGCTGGAGCGGCATCCGGACGGGCTCCCCAAGCGGGTCGCCTTCAGCCTCGACATGATGCTCAAGATCGTCCACTACACCCTCGACTACGAATACGAGCCGCCCCGCGGCGGGCGCTGGCATCTGGTCGAGAGCCCCGACGTGAAGGACGTGCACGGCTCGTACGTGTTCGAGCCGGCAGGCCCGCGCACCAGGGCCACCTGCACGCAGACGATCGACATCGGCTTCTGGGTCCCCGGCCCGATCCGCCGCCCGCTCGAGCACAAGGCGCTGCGCGACTCGGTCGAGGAGTTCAAGAAGGCGGTCGAGGGGCGCGCGCGCAAGAAGGCGGCTCGCGCCTGACGATGCTCGGCGCCCCCGCGCTGCTCGACCTGAAGGAGTTCAGCGAGCAGGCGGCGCACTACGCGCCCAAGCTGGCGCTCGCCGTCCTGCTGCTCGCGGCCGGCATCCTCTTCACGCGCGGCGTTCGCGCGGCGACGCGCCTCGCGCTCCGCCGCGCCACGATGCGCCCGACCACGCGCGATCTCGCGGTCCGCATCGCCGGGGGCGCAGGCTGGGTGCTTGTCCTGAGCATCGTCCTCTCGACCCTCCAGCTGCAGACGATCGTCCTCGGCCTCTCGGGCGTGCTGGCCCTCATGAGCGCAGCCTTCGTGAGCTCGGCCTCGGCCACCAGCAACGATATCATCGCCGGCTTCTTCCTCGCCGCGGACCGCGACATCGAGATCGGCTACCGCGTGCAGGCGGCGGGCGTGCAAGGCGTCGTGCGCGAGATCGACTTCCGCAAGACGCGCATCATGGACGACGCCGGGCACCTGCACGTGATCCCGAACCGCCTGATCGAGGGCGCGGAGTGGATCGTGCTGGAGCGGTGACGGGTCGCCGGCTTCGTGCTACCACCCCTGCCCGGGGGCCACTTGCCAGAAGCTCGATCCCCTCCGCCTTCGAGCACCTGAAGGACTCGAGCGAGGAGCCCGAGGTCATGACACCGACCGAGCTGACGCAGATCCGCCAAGGTACCGCCCCGAGCTGAAGTCGGCCCGAGCGAACGGTGCTGCGGGGAGGCGCCGAGGTCTAGCGGTCCCGGCGGCCGGCGAAGTTCCCGCGGGGGCGATCGCCGCCCGAACGCTCGCGTGCTTCGCTCACGTTGAGCGTGCGGCCATGCAGCTCGTGACCGTTGAACGCCGCGACCGCCTTCTCGGCCTCGCCCGCCGAACCCATCTCGACGAAGCCGAAGCCCCGGGACCGGCCGGTGGCGCGGTCGGCGATCACCGTTGCCGACTCGCAGCTTCCGGCCTGCGAGAACAGCGCCTCGAGGTCGGCGCTGCTGGTGTCGAAGGAAAGGTTGCCGACGAACAGCTTCTTGCCCATCTGTGACTCCTCACCCCGCAAGGGGTCTCTTGAATTTCGTCACGTTGCCTGGGCGAGAGGCCGACGGCTGGAAGACGGCGGGGTCACGCGCAAACAAACGGACTGGCGCACAAATCTACACTGATCGAGTCGTTCGGGCAACCACATCAGTGCGTTGTGTGGACGGGCTGAAGCGTCCGGCGTCCACTCGACACGGGGTGGCCGGACCCGCCGCTACTGGGAGCGGCCTGAGCGGTCGAAGATCAGCTGGGCCCCGCACTCGACGCAGAACACGGACTGCCGCCGGCGGGAGGCGGCGTGCTTCGCCTCGTCGCAGTGCCCGGTGGCCAGCCGCGCGTTCACGACGCCGCCACACTGCGGACAATGGGGGACCGGCGAATTCGCCCGCCGATGGTTCATGTTGTCGCACGGGGTCGACGGTCGGGAGGGACGCATCATCGGGCTGCACATCCGGTGAGCTGTCGCCGCAGCGACCCGGCATCCAGCCCGAGGGCCTCGCACAGGTTCTCGAAGTTGAACGGCCACCCGCGATCCGTGCTCGTGAGGTACGCCCTCGCTTCCTCGAAGGCCTTGCGGTCGCGGGGCCCAGGGGCGCCGGCCGCCCGCCGATTCTTCGATCCCTGGCAGTCGTCGATGACCGTCTGAAGGACGGCCAGCATGAGCCGCTTCTGCGGTTCGATCCGGTACGCGCCCGCCTTGCGGAGATATTGCACGGGCAGCATCACGTGGATCATCGGGGTTGTCTCGCGCGGCCCTTGGTCGAGCGCCGAGGAGTCGCAACTGTATCCCGCCAGACGATCCCGACGCAAACGGCGGATTGACGCTGATCGTGGCTGAGAGTAATATTTTGTGGTCTTGTCTGAGGTGAGGCCGGAAATGATCCGCTCTCACTCTCGCGACCGCCTCGCGCCTGGAAGGCCTCCGCGCGGTTGGCGCCTGGACCAGGCCGCAGGGGGCACGATGAGCATTCCACGGCGTCCTTTTCTCCCACACTCGAACGTCGGCCAGTCATCGCGCGGCCGTCTGAACGGTCCGATCCTTGCCGTGGGCCGGCGGGTGCTGGTCACCTGTTCGAGCGAGGGAGCGCGTCGCGTAACGCTGACCGACAGCACCGGCAGCACGGCGCTCGCGACGCTCGCGGACGGGGCGGAAGTCGAGATCCTCGCGTGGCAGCCGCGAGGACCGGGTGGGACGCGCTACCGGATCCAGCCCACCGCGGGCGCCGTCCAGGGATGGCTCAGCGCCGCGAACCTGCGCGCGCCAGCGGTTCCCGCGCCGCCTCTAACCGTTGGCACGTTTGCGACTCCAACCAACGGCCGGGGGCAACAGGCGACCCCACCTGCCGTCGCGCCCAAAGCTTCACCGCGTTCCCCGGCGGGCAGGCGGTCGCGGAGGAAGACGAGCAGGCGTGCACCGTGAAGCGCGTCGTGGCCATCGCCGAGGAACACGCGGTGGTGTGATGCGCTACCCCGCCGCGCGCTCGGCGGCCCCCAGCGGCAGCCCCTGACGCTCGAGCCAGCGTGTAACGAGGGCGATCGACCAGAGCCGCGCCGTGTGATCGCGTGCGCCGCTCCGGTGCTCCTTCAGGAGGCGCACGACCATCTCCCGCCGGAAGAAGCCGTGGCTGGCGATGCGGGCGGGGGTGAGGGCCTCGTCCAGCCAGGCCGACCAGGCGTGCCGCGGGGGCGCCGGGCTCGAGTGTGCGGCCCGGAGCGTCGCGGGGGGCAGCAGCCCGGCCAAGGCGCCGCGCAGGAGGAGCTGGCGCTCGGCCGCGCTGGCGCGCAGCGCCGCCGGCACGGACGCGACGAACTGTGCGATCCGATGGTCGGCGAGCGGCAGGCGGAGGTCGAGCCCGGCCGCGGCGGCGCGGGCTGCGACCGCGCGTGCGGGCAGGCGCAGGGTCAGCTCCGCGTAGTGGATCGTGTCGGCCGGGTCGGTCGCGCCGGCCGACGCCGCGTCCGCAAAGAGCCGGCCGAGCGTGTCCCACGGACGCGCCTCCCCGAGGACGGCGAGCGTCTCCGGCGTATACAGCGCCTCGCGCTCCTCGGGAAGCACGTGGCTCACCGCGCGCGCGTACATCTCGAGGGGCCCGAGCCGCTCGGCCTCGACCAGGTGGCGCAGGCGCGCGGACCGGCCGGCTGGCACCAGACGGGCCCACAGCTGCGCGCCCTCGCGCGCGAGCGCGGGCAGCGCGCGATAGCGGCGGACGCGTTCCAGCGCGCGCGCGGGCGGTGAGCCGCCGAAGACCTCCTCGCCGCCCACGCCGGCGAGGAGGACGTCGACCTCGTCCCTCGCGCGCGTCGCCGCGAGCTGGAGCGCGGCCACCTCGAGCCCGCCGATCGGAGCGCCGTGGGCGGCGAGCAGGGCGTCGAGCGCCGCCGGCCAGTCGGGCGTCGCGCCCACCGCCACGTGGTCGACGCCGGCGCGCGCGGCGTGCTCCGCCGCCGCGCCGAGCTCCTGGTCGCCGTCCGCGAAGGCCGCCGTGTAGGCGCGCGCGGGCAGTCGGCGATCCGCCGCGGCGAGCGCGAGGAGAGCCGCCGCGTCGAGTCCGCCGGAGAGAAGGAGACCGCTCACCCTCCCCGCCTGGCGGAGCCGGAGCGCCTCGAGCACCTGCTCGCGGATCAGGCGCGGCAGATCGGCGCGCTTGAGGAGGCGCTCGGGGAAGGTGAGCTGCCAGTAGCGTTGTGTGCGCAGCCGCCCGTCCTCCCACAAGCCCATCTCGCCGGGGCCGAGCTGGCGGATGGCGGCGTAGACCGTGGAGGGTGGCGGCACGAGGCCAAAGGTCACGAACGTCTCGAGCGCCGCCGGATCCCAGGCGCTGACGAGCGCGGGCAGCGCCGCGAGCGCGGGCAGGCTCGAGGCGGCGGCCAGCCGCCGGCCGTCGGCCGCGTAGTAAAGGGGAACGAGGCCGAGCTGGTCGCGCGCGAGGAGGAGCCGCTGGAGCCGCTCGTCCCAGAGCGCCACCGCGAACGCGCCGCGCAGCGCCTTCACGCACTGCACGCCGCGCTCTTCGTAAAGGTGGACGACCACCTCGGCGTCGTCGCGGGTCGCGAGCGCGTGGCGGCCGACGAGCCCCGTGCGCAGCTGCCGGGCGTTGTAGACGTCGCCCGCCAGCACCGCGTGGACGGTCTGCTTCTCGTTGGTCGCGACCGCTAGCGGCGGCTCCATGTGCGCGAGCACGAGCGCACGGCCGGCGGCGTCCGCACCCGACCACGCGGTCGCGGGAACGGCAACGTCGCCCCAGTCCGAGCAGACCAGCAGTCCGCGCATCAGAGCCCGCGCGACGTGATCTCCACGTCGCCTTGGACGACGGCCATCCGGTACTCGACGCCGCCCGTGCGCAGCACCGCGTGCAGGCGGAAGGCGTCGTGCTCGAAGTGGAGCGCGGTCGGGCCGTCGGAGCGCGGCACGAGGGCGTAGCCGAAGACGAACGGCAGGCGGACGGAGGCCGCGAGCGAGATCACCGGCGCCGGCCGCCGAGCCCCGTAGCGCGCCGCGTACCAGCCCTGGGGGGCGGGCGTCTCGACAGCGCCCGTCATGCGGACGTCACGCACCCCGGCGGGGACGATCGCGACCGCGGCGGCGTCGGAGCGCGAGGCGACGAAGGCCGGGCGGCCGTGGCAAGCCGCCACCAGCCGGACCTCGGGGTGGAAGTGGATGAACGACTCGACGTCCCACTGGCCGCTGCCCAGTATCTCGTCGCACACGAGCCAGAAGCGCCCCGGGAGGCAGAACACCCGCCGGCGATGGTTCAGGCGGAGGTCGAGCGCGAGCCGCGCGAAGCCGTCGTGCGTGCCGGAGAAGTAGAGGAGGCCGTCGCGCACCACCCAGTGCACGTCGGAGACGACGGGAATACGTCCGTTGGCGCGTTGCTCAGCGCCGGCGACGCTCACCACGTTGTGGGCGCGCGTGCTGTGGAAGTACTCCGCCCACGGCGCCGGCTCCTCGCCCCCCACCCCGGCATCGACGATGATCCGCATGCCGCCGACCGAGAGCTCGTAGCCGAACGCACCGTCGTGCCCGTCGGCCGGCGGGCTCTCGCCGTCGAGGAGGAGCACGTCGCCCGTTTCGCCGGGCAGGACGTAGAAGCCCGTGCGCCGAAGCGCGCGCGCCTCCACCCCCTCGCGGCGGCGCGGGAGGTGCGCGTGCGTGCGCCGGCCGGCGTCACCCACCACGAGGAGCGGCCAGACGCCGGGGAGATCGCCGGGCGGCGCGAGGTCGGGCTCGTGGAGCACGATGGCCGCGGTGGCGAGGAGCTCGCGGGCCGGCCGCGCCACCCCGAGCGCCGCATCGTGAAAGA
This genomic stretch from Deltaproteobacteria bacterium harbors:
- the panB gene encoding 3-methyl-2-oxobutanoate hydroxymethyltransferase; protein product: MEQKKVTVPDILRMKAAGERIAMVTAYDCPFARLLDEAGVDILLVGDSLGMVVQGLSTTLPVTLEEMVYHTRMVARGRKRALVLGDLPFGSYQASPQQAVESAVRLVKEGGAEAVKLEGGIAMARTIEAITAIDVPVVGHVGLTPQSVHRMGGHRVQGRRSGHGPGERERVLDDARAVQAAGAFAVVLECIPLDLAGEITAELTIPTIGIGAGARCDGQVLVLHDLLGLSTDWTPRFAKRYAELGREVLRAAGEYVAEVKVGRFPTEAQAFAPQAARAG
- a CDS encoding deoxynucleoside kinase; its protein translation is MAADRTTGRYIAVEGPIGVGKTVLARRLATELGSRLLLEQVEENPFLRRFYEEPGRHAFQTQLFFLFERYRQQCELGQLELFAQGIVADYLFAKDGIFAAVTLGPDEFQLYQRIFQMLDQRLPRPDLVVYLEARPEVLLRRLRKRDRDFERGITPEYLERLTEAFRDYFHRYTEAPLLVVNCSDIDFVEHGGDLADLIKEIRATRQGVQHFIPLGSR
- the nagZ gene encoding beta-N-acetylhexosaminidase, whose amino-acid sequence is MPTTVLRRSVAQLFMVGLPGPTLDRATRAFLAEHPPAGVILFKRNIRSAAQLRRLTEAIHATGAGVRPLVALDHEGGRVDRLPRPFTHFPPAAVVGARGDARLAEAVGHAMGRELRAAGIDLDFAPVLDVWSNARNRVISDRAFGTDPARVARLGVALARGLARAGVLACGKHFPGHGASVGDSHFVLPRVRRPRRALAAVELAPFARAIRAGIPALMTAHVLYPAFDPRRPATLSPAICRDLLRRRLGFGGVLFSDDLEMNAVAARSTPARSAVAALGAGCDALLVCQSLDAARAAMRGVEEAVAEGALAGEDVANALARIAALRRRIRWEAPRRAPLPGWPAHARLARRLGAA
- the mtnA gene encoding S-methyl-5-thioribose-1-phosphate isomerase, which encodes MAVRAIEWRNGRVVMLDQRLLPTREVYRVYSDHRDVAAAIKDMVIRGAPAIGVAAAMGIALGARTLRGDPERHFQRLCRTFAATRPTAVNLFWAIERMRRVFARNLRRSRDTLHTLLEREALAIHDEDVAANRRLGAHGAALLEDSATILTHCNAGALATAGYGTALGIVRAAVDAGKRPSVIACETRPFLQGARLTAWELKRDRIPVTLVTDNMAGHLMQGGRVSCVIVGTDRTAANGDVANKIGTYTLAVLAHRHSIPFYVAAPISSIDFACPDGAHIPIEERAPREVTHVFDRQIAPSGVGVANPAFDVTPAELVTAIVTERGVARQPLARALGRLVSGRDRRRAGRVERSLEPRRERRR
- a CDS encoding mechanosensitive ion channel; translated protein: MLGAPALLDLKEFSEQAAHYAPKLALAVLLLAAGILFTRGVRAATRLALRRATMRPTTRDLAVRIAGGAGWVLVLSIVLSTLQLQTIVLGLSGVLALMSAAFVSSASATSNDIIAGFFLAADRDIEIGYRVQAAGVQGVVREIDFRKTRIMDDAGHLHVIPNRLIEGAEWIVLER
- a CDS encoding RNA-binding protein gives rise to the protein MGKKLFVGNLSFDTSSADLEALFSQAGSCESATVIADRATGRSRGFGFVEMGSAGEAEKAVAAFNGHELHGRTLNVSEARERSGGDRPRGNFAGRRDR